The following DNA comes from Oreochromis niloticus isolate F11D_XX linkage group LG23, O_niloticus_UMD_NMBU, whole genome shotgun sequence.
TGTGACAGCAAAGAAATGTGGGATTAAACTAAGTCTTCACTGAACCAAGATCTTGGAGAAAGTTGTAGAAAACACTTCTCTGACCTTTTCCACAGTACTGCCATCATCAAACACCACAGTGCACCCACAGATTTCCTTCACATTTGGTTTGATGATGACTGCTCCGGACAGAATCTTCATTGGTAAGTCATCATTGATTACTGGGATCTGACTGAAAAGTCTAGAGTAGGGAAGTATTTTAATGAGAAGCAGAATCCCTCATCTGACAGCACAGCGTTATACACCAATCTggcataacattatgacaaCTGACAGGTGAAGTCAGTAACACCAATCTCTTATCGCTTCATTatggcacctgttagtgggtgTGACCTGGGGAGCACCTGAAAACAGGATGGGAAAGAGGAAAGCTGGAggaggcagtgtgatgctgCAGGTACTGTTCTGAAgggaaaccttgggtcctgCCATCTATGGGGAAATTACTTTGACATGTACCACCTACCTAAGCATTGTTGCAGTTTCCATTGTTTTCATGGAAACTGTGTTCCCTGATGCCtatttcagcaggataatgtgccctgccacaaagcaaaaatggtCCAGGAATGATTTGAGACGCACAGTGCGCTTGAGGTGTTGACTTGGTCTCCAAGTTCCCCAGATCTCAATCCTTTGGGCTGTGTGGGACAAACAAATCTGATCTATAGAGATCCCACCTTGTAGTTTACAGGACTTAAaggatctgttgctaacatcttCGTGCTAGATACCACCACACACCTTCAGGGGTCTAGTGGAGTCAGTGCCTTAAAaggtcagggctgttttgggAGCAAAAAGGGGACCAACACAGGATTAGGCAGGTGGTCATAATGTCATGGCTGATTGGTGTATAAAATAGGAAACTAACTCACTGTGATTGATCTCATTGCCTTGGCCCGAGTCAAAATCTATGTGGGCGTGACACCACCTACCTGTGTTTGGGTTTTAGGGCGTACATGGTGTGGTCATACATGGCATTGAGTTTCTTCTCACCAAACCAATTGAAGAAGTTGATTGGGAACAGCTGAAACAGGATGTGGACAAAGCGTGTGTTGTACTTCATGTCGACGGGCAGACCATTGTCGGAAACTTGGCGGATGACCCAAGCACCACGACGAGTGCTCATGTACACCTGGAGAATGAGAAAGACAGAATTCATCAAAACCCATGAAGGAGTTTTTCTCTAATCAAAAGAAGATAAGATGAATGAGAAAGCTCAACCTGCTCTGCAACTCTGCTGGTCTCCACAGCAATGTCACCTCCAGAGTTTCCGATTCCGATTACCACCACTCTTTTTCCGTACATGTCTTCAGGTCCTTTGTAGTCCCAGCTGTGGAGATATTTTCCTTCAAATGTCTCAATTCCTGCAACATAACAGAGGTGTGATATAAAAAGATTCTAACACACAAAGAGGTATAAAAACAagacaattatttttttaagggtTGATTTTAAAAATCAGCCATAATTTAATCCTAGCTTAGTCAGGATAAATGCAAAACATGTTACCTGGGAAATCTTTGAGTGGGAGGTTGGGGTAGGTGTAGTGACCAGAGCAGCAGATCACTGCATCAAAGACATGCCTCTCCTCATGcccatcttttttttcagtcaacACTTCCCACCTGCCAGTGCGAGAATAGTCCGGTGCTTTTCTCACACTTTTAACTAAGGTCTAAAAAATAACAATGTAGGCCAATTCAGGTTTTCAGATATCTGCCAAATGTCACCAACACAGTTGTGAACAATGTGCTTTTCTCTCATTCtactcttctttgtttttattacctGGAAGCGAATGTATTTTAGGAGTTTAAAGTGGTCTGCATACATTCTGAAGTAGTTCAGGATTTTAGAGTGATGCATGTAGTTGGGATAATCAGAGGGAATGGGGAAGTCACTGTAGCACATCATCTCCTTTGAGATATTGATTGTAAGTGACCGGTAGATACTGGCCCTGTTGGGCTCCGACACTTCCTGCAgagaaacagttttaaaagaCAACAAACAATTTTACTCTGTTTCACACGAACAGTTTGCTTGTcaacatgtttgttttcttaaatgGAGACTTGCCTTGAATTTCCACAGTCCCCCCATGTCGTCACTACTTTCAAAGCAGGTTGGCTCCATGCCTTCTTCCAGACAAGCCTTTATGCTGGTCAGACCAGAGGGGCCCGCCCCGATCACTGCTACTCTGTGCACCATGATGGACCTGCAACCAGATGTTGGAAAATGTACCTGTAATTTTGAACTTTTGTGAAATTTAAGTATGAAAATTTAAATTTGTAACTTTGGAAACCGTCAATTGTGCTATATTTAGGTGACAAgaacttaaaaaagaaatacaaaacatgCACAGAAAAACTGTCTTAATACTGAACAGTTTTCCTGTTTAAGAATGAAGTTTAAATTAGTTTCCAGCTTGTTTAAAATGCTTGAGCGATTTTTACCAGAGTGAGATAAAAGGCTCACGTGGCAATCCCTTTCCGATACTCCTCAGTTAGTTTGCTTGCTTTAAAGTGATGACTGCACAATTTAAAGCAATTGATGATTTAGCCATGTTTTACACGACTGAACTCTCCTAACTCTTAATCCTGGCATCTGTCATAAAACATTCTTCTCAGAAACAGAAGAGCAACGGTGACATTAAAGTTCTTTGAAAGACCTCAAACTTTGAAGTGACTGTCATTATGTTAATATTTGTCATTATATCATTGGAGCATGGTTATCATAACAATGCAGAATTAcgttaataaatgaaaataaatgcgCCATCTTGCATTCAACTAATCACAAGCTATTTTGAACCCTTTGTACCCCATGACACACTTAGAAATATTGCTGATTTAAAAATCCTGACAGACATATGGAAGCTTTATATTGCAGAAAGTGTCTATTTTTGCTTACGTTGATCTTCCTGTGGTGATTTGGTGTGCCTCTCAAGTGGGGCAAGCATCGCCTGAGCACAGACTTTTATACAGAGAGGGTAACTACACACAtatactctttttttctttccctcagtCCTGTCCAAAAAAGGAAGCTACCAAGCTGAACCATGTTTACCAAAATCAAAATGGGTTTGACTGTGACTAAAGTTcaatttgtgttattttaagtGGGAAGAGGAGTGCAAATGAGTGACAATAGTGAGCAATGGGAAGAAGGAGCAATAATGATACGCACGCCACTCTATTAATGTATCCATCTATTACACATGACACAAAATAGTTTTAGATTGGTTCCCCATTTAATTACAAATTCTTACAATCAAATTGCGGGATAATTTTCAACAGCAAATTCAAATCCACGGACTATAATACAGcataaccacacacacagacgtatACATAAATGTACATTATAAGATCTATACAAGTGATATACAGTGTAGTTCATAGTATTTAGCAGGCAATGAGTGCAGTAAAATGTCTGGAAGCTGGCTTCATGTTTGAAGAATGTATAGAAtaagaaatacattttgttCATAAAGTTTCTCAACTGTTACAGTACAGGTTATGAGAAATGTGCAAAATCTTTAAGTACACAACATACACAACTAattgtttaaacatttttagtcttaaaaaaagaaaagaatcaatcATAAAAATAATTTGGTCACAAAAATTACCATCCAGCATATTTAGATTTACAACCAAAGTGTAATTAAGTGAAAATCCTCAAGGCTGAAACCTTTCTCACTGCCACTGGGAAGATCATCGGTCAGTTATTGCAGAGACAGCACAGATTGCACAAGGTCAATAAAATATCTGAGTGGGAACAGTCTGCTGAGTTCATACAGGTATCTGGATCTGGCTTAGACCAACTAGCACaaaccacagaaaaaaaaaagaccccagAGACGGACACGAAACTTTCTTTTCGTCAAACACACGTAATACAGGACAAAAAAACTGATGTAACTTCTGGTCTCTGGCAGTACTGAGGTGTGTGTTTGAAGTGAGCAAGCACTTGTGCAACTGACTCAAGTATTTGCTCCCTCCTGACAGAGTGGTCTAGCCATACACTTCAAACACGACATTAAACTCATGCAGAGATGCAAAAACATATGCATaatgtttatttgcttttctttgtagTACTAGCACAACAATTTTTTCCTTTATAGAATTATAAACCAATCAAAAAGGATTTAAAATTCCCATTCAACTTACTAAGCTTAGTTTTATAATGATGGACTGATGGTGATTGGCTGATACTGCTATTTGAAGTATCGATTTGACTGGCAGCTAATGTTCATATCCCTTCATTTTCTCTGTTGtactgagaaagaaaaaaatctttatcattaaaaaaactatttaaaaatgtactttCACCTTCTAATCACACATCTTTGAACAGTAAGTGAGTGCAAAATGAATGCACCGAATGCAGATTAAACATTAGCCACTGCCATCAGCTATGGAGCCAATGTGCATCCCTAGTAGAAGCAAAGATTTCCTAAATAACACTGCAATTTTaccagaaagaagaagaagaaggagaagaagaaataaacatTCACTCAGATTTGGCACAAAAGTGGAGCAGCCAGCAGCTTTAAGGACACAAAACGGTTAACTACGTCTCTTCTCTCACCCTCCAAGTTCTAATGGTGAGGGTCAATAGCCTCTGTGACAATGCCAACGTCCAACACACATTTCAGTTACAACATCTTAACTACTTGcgtcatttaaaattttaaagttAATGTCGGACCTCACTTGGGCATTTAATCAACTACTGAGTGTGGCATTGCACAAAAACAgattaaacatcaaaataattCTGGGAAATACAGTAATATGTGCACTGAAAAACAACTTTGCGTACAGGTTCAGTCATTGGGTTGGTGTGGATAATTATTAACCCAGTGATACGCAGACATACATGattgtttcttgtgttttgactAAACATTGAAATTCACGCCGGGTTCAGTAGGTCAAAGAGCCAGGTCATCAAATATATAACCTACAAAAACTATATCACTCATTATTGTAGTTGAAAAAGAGACATTATTCAGTCCTTTTGGCGATGTGCATTTCCACAAATGCGCATTCCACATTTATCCATGCATCTTAGTACATGTACAATGCAGAAACAAAACCATATACCTTATGTCCATTCATCCATGAACCCCTTGCAGCACACACCATATcataacaaaaaaatgaaatagtaAACCTAAACATGGCATCACCTAAATGTGATACCAACAAAATAACTGCTTGCTGCTTTGGCACAAGTGGCAAAtaaattgtgtaatttaaaaaaaaaaaatcagcttatTAGTTTTCTATTTACTTATCTAGATTattgccctttttttttttagacattggtgaagcattaaaaaaaagtaaaaaagtaaactCTAGTATTGTTAGGAATGATTTCACAGTGTAGGAATTAGGACGGATTTTCAATAAGAACATTTTAGGCGATATTTTCTTGGGCtgaaatttttaattttcagacagAGCAATCAGGTATGGACTTGAGGAAATTATTACATTCCAGGTGTTTACCCATGCATTCCATGCCCAAGGTATAGGTATAATACCACTTGTTGCATATTTCAGTCTCAGATATAAAGTGTTAATATTATAAGTGTCACAGCTAGCCATGGgcgtgggggtggggggtgggggcaaGATCTCTgggtaatataaataaataaataaatctgggtaaattcccagatgattaaacatgcacctattttgctggtaataactgaaatgagtaaagaaaataaacagcctatttatgcaagataattcataattttattgggtgGGTTATATTgtttgggtctgattattgggggaggggggtcataacccccctaaccccctggaaattacgcccctgcaGCTAGCTTCTGATTTGCTTCCAAACTTATCACAAAAGTCAGGAAATTTGTGTTTGcttaattatttctttgttgtaacactAAATTTCATACCGttggaaagcctgtttatttcccCTTAAATGCTGCCATATTTGTAAGAAAAATGCTTTTGTGGTTTGAGCAGAAGTGTTGAGTACGTGGTTTGCCCCTATGAAAACCTTGCCAAATCTCCTCTGGCAATGTGAAACAACTTAGTCTGGTCTTTACTCTTGTTTGTGTCGTTTATTGGCTTGAATTACTGAGGTTTGAAGAAACAAGACATGTTGGCAATTTAGCAGTTTGTACATTAACAATCGGGCTTCAGTAGCATGCGGACGAACCATATGCAGCCACAATAACCTGGCATCTCCTGCTCATGCTGGTTACCAGGTTGGTCACATACTGCTATGGGATCGCATCCCATTCTTCAATCGGTATTTGTCACAAGTCAGCCTATCTGGTTGTGCTGGTAACTCTCGCACAAACAGCACGCAAAAGTTGATCCCATATGTGTTCATTGGAAATCAACGAACACCATCCTCTCATCTTCCAAACTGTGGAAGGACCCCGCTCAATGTTCAAAAGTAGTGAGGCCGTACTTTAACAGGCGATCTAACTGCTGTAGACAAAATCTGGACGCATTACTCAATGTTCCTCCACACTTTCAGGTTCCAGTGCACATGTTACTCACACCAACAATGCAAACGGGCCTTACTGTGAAGGGCAGTCATGGTAGGCCTCCTGGCGGCCTCATAAGACTGGCTGTGTGGAGTCTGTTCTGGATTGTCTCACCATATTGTCCAGCAAACCTTGGCTGCAACTCTGTAGAAGACAGCCTGCAGTTTCGAGGTTCTGACAGGGTGAGGAAATGGTTTTCATGTGGTGTTGCCTTCTTGTGACATGCACTTCATGGCCTACTTCTGACTTCATCCGTTATATGGAACTTGATCTTTAATTTGGAGAAGGTATTAGAGCTCACTCCAAATAATGCTGCAATTTTATTTTGGGGAACATCTCCTTGAAGTTGCTCTTGAAGTTGGCAAGAGCCCTATCCAGATCAGTCAAATGTAGCATGCTTGGAGCACTAACTGGCAGGGTCACTGGTGCTGCTAGTCAGAAGCTCAAAAACAAAGAATCAATAGCAGAATAAGCTGTTTGGCATTGGCAGAGAAGATTTGGCAAGTTTCTCATAGGTGCAACGCAAatactcaactctgctgctcaacccacaaatgcatttcCCTTACAAATGTGGCACCATTTAGGGGGAAACAACAGGCTTTCCAGCAGTATAAGATTTATCGCCCAGTAGCATTGTTACTACAAAGAAATAATCaaacttttactttttgtgCAAAGTTCTAATGCAGCAAAGGGCTTAGAAGAAAACCAGAAAACAAGACTGAAAAATTGTGTTTAATGAAACTACAGAtcattattttttccccttcatatacatttatgtatttaatgtccaaaagcatttaaatgtgaatgaaaaaaCCTAACCATGCAATATATTTACAATCTTTTATATATAATTAAAACAGCACACCTGTGAGTCATTCAATTTCAAGTgaatcaagttttttttttttccttagttTTTCAGTaaatttcaaaatgaaaacgtctatatacagtatatactcCTGTAGTACTTAAGACCCAAGTGTGTGCATTATACTGCATTCCTGCCTAATAAAGACAAATG
Coding sequences within:
- the LOC100704224 gene encoding dimethylaniline monooxygenase [N-oxide-forming] 5, whose amino-acid sequence is MVHRVAVIGAGPSGLTSIKACLEEGMEPTCFESSDDMGGLWKFKEVSEPNRASIYRSLTINISKEMMCYSDFPIPSDYPNYMHHSKILNYFRMYADHFKLLKYIRFQTLVKSVRKAPDYSRTGRWEVLTEKKDGHEERHVFDAVICCSGHYTYPNLPLKDFPGIETFEGKYLHSWDYKGPEDMYGKRVVVIGIGNSGGDIAVETSRVAEQVYMSTRRGAWVIRQVSDNGLPVDMKYNTRFVHILFQLFPINFFNWFGEKKLNAMYDHTMYALKPKHRLFSQIPVINDDLPMKILSGAVIIKPNVKEICGCTVVFDDGSTVEKVDTIVFATGYNYDFPYLPKKAMYKSGHRVGLYKHVFPPTLEHPTLAVVGFIHALGAIMPQAEMQARWVTRVFKGHKKLPSSQSMIKAVEKDTRNIEKSYIVSKLTPLQVDFVSYMDEIAGDIGVRPSLLWLFFTDYPLFKRVFWGPVTAYQYRLMGPGKWEGARRAIFTQFDRMYQPLKTRKLEPEQPSTARRLVKMSLTVMAGGAAIYYFHTRNPDVIPTLLSNMRPQRV